The genomic interval AGAGCAGTGCCCGGTCATGATCACCTACGTCGACAAGATCATCGGGATGCGTCGCGAAGAAGTGATGATGAAGAACGAGTTCCCGGCCCAGCTGCAGACCGCGTTCAACGGCATCGAGACCAACGGCAACCCCTGGAACATCTCGGCCATGGACCGCGCCGACTGGGCCGACGGCCTGGACGTGCCGCTCATGAGCGACACCCCGGACGCCGAGGTGCTCTACTGGGTCGGCTGCGCCGCCAGCTTCGACGACCGCGCCAAGAAGGTGGCCCGCGCCACCGTGCAGCTGCTCAAGCAGGGCGGGGTGAACTTCGCCATCCTCGGCACCGAGGAGACCTGCACGGGCGACCCGGCCCGCCGCGGCGGCAACGAGTACCTGTTCCAGACCCTGGCCGAGCAGAACGTCGAGACGCTCAACGGCTATGGCATGAACGGCAAGCGCACCATCATCACGGCCTGCCCGCACTGCTTCAACACGCTCGGCAACGAGTACAGCGACTTCGGCGGCAACTACGACGTGGTGCACCACAGCGAGTTCCTCAACGGGCTCATCGCGCGCAACAAGCTGACGCCCACCAAGAAGGTCGGCGGCAAGGTCGCTTACCACGACAGCTGCTACCTGGGCCGCTACAACGACGTGTACAGCGCCCCGCGCGACGTGCTCACCGCGGCGGGCGTGGAGCTGGTCGAGGTGGAGTACTGGAACAAGAACAAGGGCCTGTGCTGCGGCGCCGGCGGCGCGCAGATGTTCATGGAGGAGCACGGCGAGCGCGTGAACACCAAGCGCACGCTGCAGCTGCTGGACACGGGCGCGAGCACCATCGCGACGGGCTGCCCCTTCTGCTCCACCATGCTGACCGACGGCCTGAAGGACCAGGAGAAGGAAGACTCGGTCAAGCAGCTGGACATCGCGGAGATCCTGCTCGCCAGCATCGAGCTCGACGCCGCCCAGTGATCTTCTAGCGCGCTCTACTGCAGCAGCCGATTGGGCCGGGCGAGGCGCTCCTCGACCCGGCCTTCGCCTTGCTTCTCGCGCTCGCACCCCTGCTTGTCGCTCCCGCACCCTCATGTCATGAGGGGTGCGTGTGGGTACTTCTCCAGACTACCTCGGCGCCGGTCGCCCCTGCCCTCGCGGGTGGCTACGGCGCCGCGCTGCTGCAGGCACTGGTGGCGCTGGTGGCGGTGAGCGTGCTGGCGTGGGTGGTGCTCCGCGGGCTCTCCCGTGGGGGCCTGCTGCGGGCCCACAGCGGCCGGGTGAGGGTGCTGGAGCGCACCCCCCTGGACCCACGGCACGCGCTGGTGCTGGTGGAGGTGGACGGCCAGACGCTGCTGTTGGGCGTGGGTGAAGGCAGCGCCCCGGCGTTGCTGCGCGAGCTGCCAGCGCACAGGCCGGATGGCACGGGGGACGAAGCGACCCATGGGCCGACGCACGACGCCCCTCAGGGGTTCAGCGCCGCGCTCGCCCGCGTGAGGTTGCTGCGCGCAGCCAGCTCGAGCCGGGACGAGAAGAACTCGGTCTGATACAGCCGCGGCAGGGCCAACAGGCGCGTGAGGAAGCGCCCCCGCCCGGTCCGGAACGCTGCCTCGGGCACGACACGATACTCCTCGGCGATGGCGCGCTCGTAGTCGTCGAAGCGCTCTGGCTCGGCACCCAGGATGGCCATGTCGGCGTCCAGGAAGTGCAGAAGGTCGGACGCCTCGCCCGTGGCCTCGTGAGCGAGTGAGGGACTCTCGGCCCCGTGCCGTGCGGTCGCCTCGATCAGCGCCACGACACGCGGCACGTCACAGGGTAGCCCGTGCTGCGCGATGCAGCTGCCCGCCAGCTCGGCCGAGCGCGCCTCGTTGTCGGCCTGGCCCGCCACGTACACCGCGTCGTGGAAGAGCACGGCTGCCAGCACGTCACTCGGGTGTGCCCACCCGGGGCCCTGGTCGCGCACCGCGGCGAACCACGCGAGCAGCTCCTCCACGTGGCGCAGGTCGTGGTAGGCGCGCTTCGGCGTCGTGTAGGCCTCCGCGAGCGTGGTGGCGAGAGCCAGCACCGCAGGTGGAGCCCAGCCCGCATCCAACATGGCCTGGGTGACGGTCGAGACGGAGACGACGTCCATGGGTGTGCCCAGCGTGTCCCGGAACGCTGGCTCCCGCCAACCTCTCCAACCGCAGGCGCCCGAAAGAGAGCAGCCCGTCCGAGGGTCCCGGACGGGCTGCCGAAAAATGGAGCGCGCCCAGAGAAGGAGTCCCACCGACTCCGGACGCGCTCAGTGAGTCCGCGGGGAGTCAGTCCGCGCTCACCTCGACCTGGAAGACCGCCACGCGGACGCCGTTCGCGTCGTTGTTGGTGGTCGCGACGAAGCGCGTGCCGTCTGGCGAGAGCGCCACGTTGAAGAACTGGCTGGTGACGGCGCCGCTGGTCGACGTGAAGACCCCGTCGTCGCCGACGCTCTCGTCCAGCGTTCCGTCAGGGCGCACGACGTAGACAGCCGCCTGGCCGCCGAAGCGCCCGACGTGCACGG from Sandaracinaceae bacterium carries:
- a CDS encoding flagellar biosynthetic protein FliO, which encodes MWVLLQTTSAPVAPALAGGYGAALLQALVALVAVSVLAWVVLRGLSRGGLLRAHSGRVRVLERTPLDPRHALVLVEVDGQTLLLGVGEGSAPALLRELPAHRPDGTGDEATHGPTHDAPQGFSAALARVRLLRAASSSRDEKNSV